The Cololabis saira isolate AMF1-May2022 chromosome 18, fColSai1.1, whole genome shotgun sequence genome contains the following window.
GCGTCATGGCAGCCATCGATCTGGAGCACGGTGGCCGGCGGTGGGGGCAGGAGAGGCCAGATCTGATGGACAACTTTGACTCAGAGATGCAGGAGTGGGAGGATCAGCTGCAGGACATCCAGAAGAAAATCGAAGAGGTGAGATTTTCTGTTCGAATACAGGGATGTATTTGACTGCAGCACCGTCGATATACAATCTCAGTGAGTCTTTGTTCCATGAAGTCATTGCACACGTTGGAATTTGGCTCATAAGATTTTTTTCTGTCCAAAAAGGGAAGGAATTCAGTCAGAAAACTGTATTTGGTTTAAAAATGCCCTTCAAACCTAAGTCACATATGTGGCACATGCTATCTGTCTCTAGGTAAGAGTTTCTGTGCCCCCGAGTGAATGTTAATCGGTGTAAAGTGTGTGTCCTCCGTTATAAACTGCTGCCAGCATGCAGACTGACTCTTAGCCTCTTGGCCTTGTTGGAGCAACGGTACAGACGAATGTTAACAAGCTTATTAAACTGGGATGTGCTGACAGTTGTGCTGGGGACACAAGTTTCTCTACCACACACATAGTGTGAAAGTGGATACTGATGGAATTATGAAAGGTCACAAAGGGACAACAGATGGTGGTGCAAAGTGGGCTAAAGTGCTgatcaaaaataataatatatgatATTTTTATGCATAAGTGTCAtacttattcttttttttttttaaacatgtttctttattgggtaatcCATGTAAATGATATTACACAAtacacatttcttttaaagggttcgacagaataccccgttttatattttaccatacatacacaaaaaaaataaaaaattaaattaaattaaaaataaataaataaataaaataaataagggcacaaaacttaacataacaaacaccccaaaacacacacactgcaaaatacgtaattataaacaggtcccaaagtaagtaccgattaccaatcaaatctgactgaagacaataataataggaaaaataacgtaataaactaaaatacaggacacgcaaaacagcagcaacaaaaaaattaaaaaattaaaatgaattaaaaaaacaaaataagataaataaataaaaattaaaataaactgacataagaggaaccctaaaaaaaatgagacatggttagcaatatcatacttccctgtaattaagttaaatcagattaaattaatcttccaaggatgccaaagaattaacaaaagaaagaataggttcccaaatgtaagaaaacttatcagagcaaccccatataccgtatttaattttctctaaatataaaaatgacatcaggtctttcaaccaagaattgggagatggaggtttttggtccttccattgaagTAGTATACGTCTATGAGctacaagagaggaaaaagcaatTATATTAATCTCCTTCAtagtaaaactattaaaatcttcaggtacaccaaaaatagaaattaaagggCTAGAATCCACCGGTTTATTAAGGGCTTTTGAGAGAGTATTATAGAAAGGTTATAGAAAGATGACCAAAACTTATAAGCAAACTTATacttattcttttgtttttgtttgtttgctttgttttccaGCTGTACAATGAAGTTCAGACCAGAAGAGGAGCAAGTGACATCCCTGCTGACAACCAGAAAAATTGCGGCCCGTTGGAATATGGGCTCGGGCAACGTGGCAACAGACTTATTCCGGCTGGCCAACATAGTGAAAGTCACCCTGGAGATGCAACCATGTCGCATCACCAGTATGGCAACAGCTGTAACTACGGCACCAGTGGGTACAGTCATCCCGGCAGTCATCAGAATGGCTACAGCTACTGCCACTCCAATGTGGCCCCAGAGATCGGAGACTTACTGCAGGATTATTTGGGGAAAGGACAACAAATGGGTCGGAAGAACAACGGAGCGCGCCGCGTGGTAAGTAGAGATTTTGCCCCTTCCTTGTGCCTGAGTCACATGGCATTTGCTCATCCGAAGAAACAGGATAGCTGGACTCGAGTCAAAGCTGTGGTTCTGGCAGGAACATATTGATTACAGTTCCTCTCCAGTGTACTTGAGCAGGTTACCAGATAGGAGTTAGTTTCACACCGAAGCCCAACTCTTGCACTTTCGTAACATGGAACACTTGAGAAGGAAGCCAGGATATTAAagtcagtcctgatccagttGTGCTGTATTAAGTGTTGATCAGGCAGTTTGGTGTTGATACCGCCAATCCAGAGACACCAATGATCCtgaagagatttaaaaatatatatttcaatcTTTCAGCACTTCAGTGATACAATCAAGGTGAGCCCGgacatggctgcacagcaggaTGACAGCAGGAAGCGATATGGGAGCCATAGGTAAGAGGTGGCATACATCAGTTGTAAAATAAAGAGAATCAAGCTTTGGTGTTttacttttcctgaatggttctGATTTACTTTCTCTGTCAAACCAGGCTTGAGCAGGAGCAGCTTCCGAACATATTTGAGGAAACTGAAAACAGGAAGAACCGAGGTTCCCACATGAAGAGCTCCCTGCACAGAGATAGTTCACCCATCAAGGAGAACACAGGCACCAAGCCCCCTCTCGGGCAACGAGATGCTCCCGGTTTTCAAGCACGGTCGCAGCTCCCAGTTACAGCAACCGAGTCTCCCTCTCTAGACAGGAGGTCCCTGGCTCCAGGGATCCTGGGAGACAGGAAGGGCGGCAGCCCCTCTGTTCTCAGGAAGTTCGGAGCCATGCTTCAGGAGAACGAGGGGAAAATGCTCACAGAATCAGGAGTCGTGACCAATCAGGGACCGGCTGCGGAGGGAAAGTGTCCCACTCCCGTCTGTCAGCGCAGAGCTTTGGGAGCAACTGCAGTCGGCGGCAGGGTGCCCGTGCGTGTGCCTAACCAGAAATGCCAAGCAGATTCCAACATGCTGACAGCGGAGGTAGAGCCCGGCCAAGAATGGGATTTAGTACTAAACTCTTGTTGCCAGAACTCCAAGGATCAGAGAGGAAGCTACAGCAGTTGTAAagcgtcacagccgtgtccccAACAGGCCCAGAGTCGATCGCTGGTTCCAGGGAGCCCAAAGATCAGACCCCGGGCTAACAGTGGTGCGGAACGAGATAGAGGGTTTGCTCAAATTGAGAAAGCGAGGAAGCCTGCCCTCCATCACGTTGAGCCCAAAGTGGACTACAAAAGCCCAGGCGGATCCCCTGGGCCTCAGAGGATCCAGAGGGGACAAGAGTTGCCAGATGGTTGCCACTTGAGAGACGAAGGATTTATTGAGCTGCTGGACATGCTGGAGATCCAGCACGAGTACAGCTCCAGTCCCAGAACAGGATATACATCTTACAGACAAGAACCCCAGCAGGTACGATGGTTCTTGCTCTTTCATTTAAAGTCTGTGACTTTGGAATCTGTCACACACTAACATATGACTTTCTATCCAGGTAAATCCCGCTGAGTTGTCCCCAGCCAGACCCAAGAAGAACTTCTCTCGCCCCGCACGGCCAGCCAACCAACGACCTCCTTCCAGATGGGCCAGTCGCACTCCCACTGCCAGAATCACTGCCCCATCAGGCCCAATGTACAGCACTCCAAGCCCCATGACTCGTCCCCCGAGTCCAATGGTTAAAACCCCGAGCCCCGCGCTGAAGCACCGGCCTCTCGTTTTCAATTCTCGTCGGACTGAGACCGTCATTATGTGATAGCTTCCATCTGAATGAAGCATTTCCGTCCTCTCAGAAAAACCCTGTCTTTGTAAATAGTGCAGATCTTTACGTTGAGCAAATTACTTTTAAGAGTGCTGCAAAATGTTTTCTTGTTGCCATAATTAAATAGCAATTTAAAGCAAATCCACAACATTCTCCAGTGTTGCTGTGGCTTTAAAGTTCCTCTGTGCCTGACCTTTGTCAAAACTTAAGCATTATGTTTTGTTATATAATCcatattcctcttttttttgtattgaatgaagatgttttgtctttttttttcctttaaagtgATTTAGCATACAGCCTTTTTTTGAGGATGCATGCTCCAAAGTCCAGTCATTGTAGTCTCCTCCTTAAATAGTATTCATCCTGGTCACCAACAGTTGACAAGCATCGTTGACTGGATCCTTATGTCAAAATGTATCCAAGGTGTTCAGATAACCGTTGTGATAAATGATTCTATTATGCCTTTaatgtactttttttcttgGTAATAAATATGACAATGCTTTGATGTGTTTTGCAGCATCCCATTGTCTTGTCACTCTGATGACACCTCTTATTTCACAAtcttgaagatttttttttttacattttaaagcagcacaatgtaactttcagcttttgttgagtttagcggttcctttggacaaaagcggtagtgctttaccagtagtgtggcagggttcctaccatccacctcaaagttacatagtgccagtgaaggcgatacagacccctcagaccatgacagaggttcattaaacctgttgtaagttgatgtaccatcacaatgactctggaaatattatattacggtggaaaagttacatagtgctgctttaaatcttTGATTATCTGATATCATCAGATCCATACATGCCGATGCAGTGGAAGATCAATTATTGTAGTGTTAGTTGTCTCTCCTATGTTCTCCTATGTTGTGTTCTTTGATGCTCGTGTGACAGAGCTCTGATTAGTATGATTTAATCAAATTTATAAAAGAATTTGTCACAATGGTTATACTTTTAACACTGTAGAGCGTTCATTCACGAGCTGTTACGTTGCGGTCG
Protein-coding sequences here:
- the LOC133464749 gene encoding uncharacterized protein LOC133464749 isoform X3, yielding MAAIDLEHGGRRWGQERPDLMDNFDSEMQEWEDQLQDIQKKIEELYNEVQTRRGASDIPADNQKNCGPLEYGLGQRGNRLIPAGQHSESHPGDATMSHHQYGNSCNYGTSGYSHPGSHQNGYSYCHSNVAPEIGDLLQDYLGKGQQMGRKNNGARRVHFSDTIKVSPDMAAQQDDSRKRYGSHRLEQEQLPNIFEETENRKNRGSHMKSSLHRDSSPIKENTGTKPPLGQRDAPGFQARSQLPVTATESPSLDRRSLAPGILGDRKGGSPSVLRKFGAMLQENEGKMLTESGVVTNQGPAAEGKCPTPVCQRRALGATAVGGRVPVRVPNQKCQADSNMLTAEVEPGQEWDLVLNSCCQNSKDQRGSYSSCKASQPCPQQAQSRSLVPGSPKIRPRANSGAERDRGFAQIEKARKPALHHVEPKVDYKSPGGSPGPQRIQRGQELPDGCHLRDEGFIELLDMLEIQHEYSSSPRTGYTSYRQEPQQVNPAELSPARPKKNFSRPARPANQRPPSRWASRTPTARITAPSGPMYSTPSPMTRPPSPMVKTPSPALKHRPLVFNSRRTETVIM